The genome window GACCATCATCAGTTCGGTCGCGACACGCGGGTGGTCCGGCCACCAATCCTCCAGCCGCGCCAACGGGTGGGGATCCGGCGCGCGCGCCGACCAATCGCGAAGGGAGAGGACGCCCAAGCCGAGTGCGACCGCGCTCAATGCGACGAAGCGCAGCCACACTCCCGGCATGAGGACCATTAAGCCTCGGACCGGCCCGCGATCATGATCATGTCGTCGCGGCGATCCTCGATCCCACCATAGCGATAGTTGCGATAGCCGTAGCCGCTCGCCTCTTCTGCCGATTTGGTAAGGATCACTCCCAGAAGGTGCCCGCCGGCGATGCGTAGCCGCTCAATGGTCTCGCGGGCGGCCTTGGTCCGGGTTCGACCGGACTCCACCACTAGAACCACGTTCTCGGCGGCAGTAGCAAGCAACGCCGCGTCGGCGAGGCCGAGCAACGGGGGACCATCGACGATGACCCGATCAAACTGATGGCTTGCCTCGCGCATCAAAGCCGCGAAGCGAGGCGTCGACAGTAGATCCGCCGGATTCGGTGGCGTCGGCCCGCACGGCAGCAGCCACAGATTGTCATATTGCGTCTCATGCACATGACCGCGGATCGGGTCGTCGTTGGTCAGCAGCTTGGTAAGGCCCTTCTGGCTGGTAGTTTTAAACACCGGACGGCGAAGGTCCGCATCGATCAGCATGACATTCTCGCCCCGGCGGGCGTAATTCTGCGCAAGGGCGAAGGCGCTCGACGATTTGCCCTCGGCCGGGCCGGTGCTCGTTACCAGCAAAGTCTTCGGCGGACCTTGTTCCGTCGAAAAGCGGAGTGCCGCCAAGATCGCGGAATAGGCCTCAGCAACCGGCGACGACGCATCGGCAAGATCGTCCACGATAGATCCGGCCGCGTCACGCTTCGGAACCACGCCAAGACACGGCAAGCCAAGCCTTGTGCGCACGTCGTCGCGCGTCTTGATCACGTCGTGAAGCATTTCGAGCGCAAAGGCCAAGGCCATTCCGGCCAGCAGTCCAAGTCCAAGACCAACCAGCAAATTCAGCATCGGATTTGGCTTGAACGGAGCGCCTGGAACCGCTGCGCGGTCGACGATCGACACCGGCGAGTTGCCGATTCCCCCAGCGACTCCCACCTCCTTGTAACGCTGGAGCAGAGCGTCATAGAGGCTGCGATTGGTGTCCAGCTCACGCTGGAGGATGTTGTACTGGATAGACCGCCCGCGCAGGTCCAGGACCGAGCCGCGTAGTTGATTGACACGCGCCCGGAGCGCATTCTCCGAAGCGACCGCCGCTCGATACTCGGCAAGCAAAGTGGTGGATTGCCCGCCCGCGACCCGCGACTGTTCGGCTCCGATCTGCCGGTTTAGCTCATCAATGCGATTCTTGAGCGCAACCATGTCGGGATGGTCGGGCTTCATGAGCGTGCGCTTTTCCTGATATTCCGCCTGTAGGGCGGCAACGGTGCCGCGCAGCGCTGAAGTGGCTTGAGTCGCCTCGGCCGAGCCCCCGGCGAGCCGAGCCTGGCGGTAAGCGCCTTCCGCGGCGATCCGCCGCGCCGTCGCCTGAGCAAGCGCCGTGTTGAGTGCTACCAACGAAGCGCCCTGCAAGGAATTGGCGTCGCTATTGCTCGACGACTCACCTGTCCCGGTATTGATGATGCCCTGGGACTGAGCATAGGCGACCAACGCCCGCTCGGACCGCTCAAGGTCGCCACGGGTCTTGTTGATCTGCCGCTGGAGGAACTCGCGCGCGTAATTGGACGCGTCGTAGCGCCGCTGAAGACCGGAATCGATGAAGCTGTCGGCAATTCCATTTGCTACAAGAGCAGCCAGCTGCGGATCGTCCGAAGTATAGGTATATTCGATCAATTGCCCTTCCTTGGGCAATTCGGCCTCGATACCGCCGGCGACCTTTGCGCCCGCCGCCTTGATCCGGGTCGCGACATCCCCCGTCTGCGGCACGAAATTGGGGTTGACCGCGAGGTTCAGGTCCTGGGCGACTCGTTCGCCGAGACTCAGGCTTTTCAACAACCCGACCTGGGTCGCCATCAGATCCCAGACGTCACTGGACGCACTAGAATCGAGCCCCTTGTTGTCATCCAGTGCTTCGACCGTCGGAGGATTGACCTCGAGGACGACTTTCGCACGATAAAGCGGAGTCGTCAGCAAGGTTACGAGCACCGCAGCCGCCGCTCCCGCGATCACCGCCGCAAGAACGACCTTCCAATGCTCACGAACAACTCGCAACAGGAGCTCAAGCGTCAGGCCTTCGGTTGCTGGCCCCCTATCCTGAACATGCATTCCATGGCCACGCACCGGCCCGAAAGGCTCAGCTAGCGTGCCACGCTCGACGTTCACGGCAAGATCATTTCCCACGGATTGTGCCTCGAAGCTCGACCGTCAGAACGGTCGGAAGATGGATAGAAGCGGCAGGCTATTGAGGATCTGCCGATGCAGGGCCTTGGTCGCCGAGCCGTCGACAACGACGATGTCGCCCGGATAAACGCGCGGATCGGGTGCCCGCCCTCGACGAATCTCGACAAGGTCGAATGCAGCCGCCTGACGCTGACCATTGATCTGGCGGAAAATCGCCACCCGGCGAGCGTTGCCATTCTCCGTGACGCCGCCGGCCTGTGCAACCGCTTGCATGAGGGTCATCGAGCCGGAAACCGGAATAGCGCCGGTTTTGCCGACCGAACCGTCGACCGTCACGTTGGCCCTGGTCGACGACTTCACACCGACGAGGACATCTGGGTTCTCGAGATATCTCGAGCCGAATCGTTCGGTCAGAAGGGCATCGAGTTGAGCAGTCGTCAGATCCGCCGCCTTGACGTTGCCGACCAACGGCAAAGCGATCTGACCGAGCAGGTCGACCTCATAGTCGCCACTGAGATCGGCCATCTTGAACACCTTCACGGTCAGCGTATCGAGCGGCGCGATCCGGTAATCCTCAGCGAGTGTGATGGCGCTCGGCCGATCAGGGCTGCCGAAGTCCGACACATTATACGGGATCGGGCCGCCGCGGGTATCACTGCAAGCGGCGGCAAGGCTCAAAAGCGAAACGGCAACAAGGGCCCGCCACGACATGCGTCGCCGACGCGATGAGATCTTCATTAGTCCACGCTCCTACAGCCGGTCGGCCCCCGGAATCGGGTCCCTAGCAGCCAAGTGCCTGCAATTCCACCGAAGTAGATTCGGCAAGGTTGCATCATTGCTGGCCGCCTACCTGGATGATCCGCTGTTCGCAGCCGTCCAGCGCGATGGCCGATAATATGCCGCTTCGATATGCGCCAGTGTCGATACCGATGCGCCCGGGAAGACACTCGACCTCGGAGCTAATGGTATGCCCGTGGACGACAACTTTCGGGTGCCGCCCCTCATGCTCGAGAAACGGCGAACGGATCCATCGGAGGTCCGTTATGCTTTGTTCCTCGATCGGCACTCCCGGTCGCACTCCGGCATGGACAAAAAGATAGTCGCCTGCGGCGAAGCTATCGGCAAAGCCGCGAAGGAAGCTTCGATGCGCACCGGGAATGGCCTTGCGGACCATCTCGCCCGCCGCGCGGTCTGAAGCGTTTCGCAAGACCGACGGATCGAGGCCGTAGCTAGCTGCGCATTCCAGACCGCCAAATCGCAACCAATCGCGGACCACGCCGTCGTTGCCCTCGAGGATACGCAGCAATACCTCTTCGTGGTTGCCGGTCAGAAAAACCGGCCGGAAGGGCGCCTCCAGCGTCCGAAGTCGCTCCACCACGATCGCGCTGTCTGGTCCGCGGTCGATCAGGTCGCCCACGAACACGACGATATTGCGCCGCTTGGGCCGCTCCTCAATGTCGGATCTTATTGCCTCCAGCATGGCGCGAAGCAGCATGTCGTGGCCGTGGATATCCCCGACCGCGTAAAGCCTGACGCCAGGCGGCGTGCGCGGTTCGCGCGTCCTGTCGCGCGACCAAAAGCTCACCATTCTATTCACCGCGAGATTTCCGCAAGATAGGTGCCAATGACCCGCTGAACCGAGAATTCCTGCTCCACCTTCGCGCGGCTCCGCTCCCCCATCACCCTACGCTCGGTCGGTGACAGGGCGCACATGTCTGCCATCGCCGCCGCCAACGCCGGAGCCGATCGGGCCGCGGACAAATAGCCGTTGAACCCATGGTCGACGACATCGCGGCAGCCGGAGACGTCGGTGGCGATCAGTGGCCGGCCCATCGCCGCTCCCTCGAGAAGGCTGCGCGGAAGACCCTCGCGGTAGGACGGCAAAATGAGGCAGTCGGCAGCGGCAATGGCCGGCCGGACGTCGTCCGCCGGTCCAAGATAAGTAACGAGTCCATCCGCCGTCCAACGCGCAACCTCGGCCGTGGTTACCGCGGACGGGTTTTCGACAGCTTGCGGCCCCACCAATCGGACTTCGGCCGCAACTCCACGCTTTCGCAGAAGGCGCGCAGCCTCAATCAGTTCGAATAGGCCCTTATCCCTCAGCAGCCGCCCCACGAAAAGGAAGACGGGCGTTTCCGCAGCCGGCAAGGAGACTACCGCGAAGCGGTCCAAATCTACTCCCGATCCAGCTACCCGTCGAACCTGATCGGGCCGGACCAACTTCCGTTCGACAAACAGGTCGCGGTCGTCGTCATTCTGGAAGAAGACCGCCTTGGCGCGAGCGAGGCTTAATCGATATAGGCGCTCGACAAGCCTGGCGACTGCGCCGCCCCCGAGGAACGCCGACCCTAGTCCGCTCACCGTCGCCACCACCGGCGTGCGGCTGAAACGCGCAGCGAGGCCACCAAAGATGTTCGGCTTCACGGTGAAGGTCAGCAGTGCGGCCGGCCGTTCGCGGCGCAGCAGTTCGGACAGCGCGGCAAGGAGCCGGACGTCGGCGAACGGATTCCGACCGGCAGGGTCGACCGGTAGCGGGTGGAATTCGGCGCCTAATTCGAGCAAGCGCGATTCGCTGCCGTCGGGCGCGGCTGCGGCAACGATCCGGTAACCTGCCTTAATTAATCCCGCGATCAGCGGCCCGCGAAAGTTCAAGAGGTTCCAAGCGCTATTGGCGCAGACCACAAGGGTTGTTATGGAGCGTTTCTCGCCGTTGGCGTGCTCGAAGCGTGGATTTTGGACAACAGTCACGAAATTTTCTTTGGGTTTTGCCAAGTGCTGAAACAGTTGGTAAGGGCAGGGCGTTCACGCAGCGTCGCTATGATGCGTCAGTGGGAGTAGTTTGCATGTCGTTCAACATTCGGAAAACCGCAACCGCCGTTGCACTCTCTTGTGCAATGTGCGTCTCTTCGACGGCGGCTGTCGCCGCTACTCCCCAGCCGGTCAATCCGTTGGCGACGATCAGCATCTTTGCTTCTCCGGCCGCGACCACGGCTTTGTGCGGCAACGCTGCCGTTGCAGCCGCTGCTCAGGCCCCGGGCGCCAACTGCGTCCTTCCCGTGGTCGATCCGGCTCCGCTGCCGCCGGTCTCCGAGGCGGCTCCCTTGCCGCCGCCCCCGCCGCCCGCTGCCGGTATCGGTTTGCTCCCGATCCTGCTCGGCGTTGGAGGCATCATCGCGCTCGGCCTGCTGATCGCCAGCCAGGACGATGACGACGACGAAGATGTCCCGGTGAGCGGCTTCTAATCGCGGCGTATCAGAACGACTCGAAAGCGGTCGCCGGATCTTCCGGCGGCCGTTTTTCTTTGTCTGGGAAACAAGTGACAAAAAAAGGGCCGCTCGAAAGCGGCCCTGAGCTTCAATAGGAAACAGCGGCTTACCCGCGCTCGCCCGCGTTCTGGGCCTGCGGCGGGTTGGTAGCGTTGGCCATCCAGGTCGATGACGACTGGCAGCTGCTCACCAAAGTGACCGACTGACCGGCCTGGAATGCCTGGGTGTACGGCCAGCATTCATTGGCACCGCCGACATTGAGGCAAAGCTGCCCGCCAGCCGCGTTCCAAGTGCCGTTCACGACATTGCCGTTCGGCGAAACAATGCGCGCCGCTCCGCCTTGATCGAAGTACACCGTGTTGGTGACCCCATTGGTCTGGACCTGAACGGACTGACCGACGATCTCCGATCCCGGAGTCCAGTTCTGCGCGACCGCCGCGGACGACAGTCCGGTAGCCGCGAGGACGAACAGGGAACCAGTCAAAAACCCTTTGAACATCAACGCCTCCTCTAAGCGAGAGCGGGCACGCTATCACCATCTTGGAGCAAAGATAACCCGTCATCTTTGATTCGGTTGCTTGGAGTCAGACGGAGCTCAGTAATTGGAACGGCGGGATTGTAATTTCGACCGTTCGACCGTCCTCCCCGACCATCCGGTAACTGCCTTCCATCGCCCCGGTTGGGGTCGCCAGCGGGCAGCCCGAGACGTAGTCAAAGCTCGCGCCCGGCATGATCAGCGGCATCTCGCCGACCACGCCCTCGCCCCGGACCTCGCTCACCGTGCCGCGTGAATCGCGGATGATCCAGTGACGGGACAGCAACTGCATCGGCTGGTCGCCATCATTTT of Sphingomonas mesophila contains these proteins:
- a CDS encoding GumC family protein, with amino-acid sequence MGNDLAVNVERGTLAEPFGPVRGHGMHVQDRGPATEGLTLELLLRVVREHWKVVLAAVIAGAAAAVLVTLLTTPLYRAKVVLEVNPPTVEALDDNKGLDSSASSDVWDLMATQVGLLKSLSLGERVAQDLNLAVNPNFVPQTGDVATRIKAAGAKVAGGIEAELPKEGQLIEYTYTSDDPQLAALVANGIADSFIDSGLQRRYDASNYAREFLQRQINKTRGDLERSERALVAYAQSQGIINTGTGESSSNSDANSLQGASLVALNTALAQATARRIAAEGAYRQARLAGGSAEATQATSALRGTVAALQAEYQEKRTLMKPDHPDMVALKNRIDELNRQIGAEQSRVAGGQSTTLLAEYRAAVASENALRARVNQLRGSVLDLRGRSIQYNILQRELDTNRSLYDALLQRYKEVGVAGGIGNSPVSIVDRAAVPGAPFKPNPMLNLLVGLGLGLLAGMALAFALEMLHDVIKTRDDVRTRLGLPCLGVVPKRDAAGSIVDDLADASSPVAEAYSAILAALRFSTEQGPPKTLLVTSTGPAEGKSSSAFALAQNYARRGENVMLIDADLRRPVFKTTSQKGLTKLLTNDDPIRGHVHETQYDNLWLLPCGPTPPNPADLLSTPRFAALMREASHQFDRVIVDGPPLLGLADAALLATAAENVVLVVESGRTRTKAARETIERLRIAGGHLLGVILTKSAEEASGYGYRNYRYGGIEDRRDDMIMIAGRSEA
- a CDS encoding glycosyltransferase family 4 protein: MAKPKENFVTVVQNPRFEHANGEKRSITTLVVCANSAWNLLNFRGPLIAGLIKAGYRIVAAAAPDGSESRLLELGAEFHPLPVDPAGRNPFADVRLLAALSELLRRERPAALLTFTVKPNIFGGLAARFSRTPVVATVSGLGSAFLGGGAVARLVERLYRLSLARAKAVFFQNDDDRDLFVERKLVRPDQVRRVAGSGVDLDRFAVVSLPAAETPVFLFVGRLLRDKGLFELIEAARLLRKRGVAAEVRLVGPQAVENPSAVTTAEVARWTADGLVTYLGPADDVRPAIAAADCLILPSYREGLPRSLLEGAAMGRPLIATDVSGCRDVVDHGFNGYLSAARSAPALAAAMADMCALSPTERRVMGERSRAKVEQEFSVQRVIGTYLAEISR
- a CDS encoding metallophosphoesterase, whose translation is MVSFWSRDRTREPRTPPGVRLYAVGDIHGHDMLLRAMLEAIRSDIEERPKRRNIVVFVGDLIDRGPDSAIVVERLRTLEAPFRPVFLTGNHEEVLLRILEGNDGVVRDWLRFGGLECAASYGLDPSVLRNASDRAAGEMVRKAIPGAHRSFLRGFADSFAAGDYLFVHAGVRPGVPIEEQSITDLRWIRSPFLEHEGRHPKVVVHGHTISSEVECLPGRIGIDTGAYRSGILSAIALDGCEQRIIQVGGQQ
- a CDS encoding polysaccharide biosynthesis/export family protein — translated: MKISSRRRRMSWRALVAVSLLSLAAACSDTRGGPIPYNVSDFGSPDRPSAITLAEDYRIAPLDTLTVKVFKMADLSGDYEVDLLGQIALPLVGNVKAADLTTAQLDALLTERFGSRYLENPDVLVGVKSSTRANVTVDGSVGKTGAIPVSGSMTLMQAVAQAGGVTENGNARRVAIFRQINGQRQAAAFDLVEIRRGRAPDPRVYPGDIVVVDGSATKALHRQILNSLPLLSIFRPF
- the apaG gene encoding Co2+/Mg2+ efflux protein ApaG, whose protein sequence is MAMLFPHVARTGSMVVRVAVSFLAEQSAPANGRWFWSYHVRIENDGDQPMQLLSRHWIIRDSRGTVSEVRGEGVVGEMPLIMPGASFDYVSGCPLATPTGAMEGSYRMVGEDGRTVEITIPPFQLLSSV